TCCTTCTCCGATTCAATGATACCAACACCTTTACGAAGAGATGCTTCACCTGCCCCGTCAAAAATAGGGAGTGCAGCATCGATCTTCGGAATTCGGATTACACCCTTGACTCCATCTAAGAGGGCTAGTTCATCTGCATGGGAAAATTCTTGTTGTTGAGGTGGATAATTGAGTTGTTGTTGATCATTTAGTTGTGGTAGTTGTGGCAAAGTGGACTCCATAGCATCATTGATCGTCCCAAGGCCTTCAAATGCTTCAATTAATGCTTTTTGTTCCGCATCGAGAGCCACTTTCTCAATTTGTGGATACAAGATGAAAACTAGACCAATCAAAATGGAGCAAATTCCCCAAACAAGGCGCAATTTCGATCTCCTTTCCGATTTTCTTTCCTAAATCTTTTCAGACTGAACTGTTTTCACAATGAATAAGTATATTGATAGCCTCTTAAACTTCTCTTAAATTTATCTAAAATTTATCTAAAATGGTAAACATATATTTTTCTCTCTACTTTTGTAGTATCCAAAATAAAATTACCCACCTCCTAGATTCGTCTAGAGGTGGGTATTATTTGATATAAAAGTAACGAATAGCCACCCATCGCCCGGTGGCTATTCGCATTACCAAAAATAATGGAGTAGCGCCGTTCCCCCTTAAAGGGAATCAGCTCATGGCCGTAGGTGTACCACCACCTGCGGTCATTCCTATTATATGCAAACACAGCTCTGCATATAATGGGTTCTATTTCCATCTTTAGTATATTTAAACCAATGATAGTTTGCAACTCATTACCAGTAATCAATTTCGCTTGTAGTATATTCATGTGATTCTATCAATGTATTTATCTCAGTGGTATCAAATATACTTATATATTATTCTATATCTGTTTTTATATGGAATATAATTGAGGTAAATGATATGATTAACTTGCTGAGGTCGTTAAGGGTGGAACGGCACGCCTCCCCATGAAAGGAGGTGATGCCTATGCGTTCTTTCGATCTAATACTACTCGTACTCTCTACTTCAGGACTGGTTTCCGGATTGATTTTTGGAATCCTGAAGATTGTTATTGAAATCGTTAAACTTGCTGATAAAAAGAACGAATAGCCACCCCTGACCAGGTGACTATTCTTTAAGAAAGAGAATTGTTGCCGTTCCCCCTTAAAGGGAATCAGCTCATGGCCGTAGGTGTTACCTCACCTGCGGTCATTCTTATTATATGCAAACATAGTCCTGCATATAATAGGTGTTTTTTTCATCTTTAGTATATTATAATTTGCTATAACTCGCAACCATCATGATAAGATCAGACCCTGAAATATCTCTACTCCCATTAGAATGATGATTCTCAAGCATTTCTCCTAGTGCTCTCACCAACTGTTATTCTTCCGTTCTCCTACGATTTAACATCGCCCAAAATCCAACCATCAAGAAGAATGTTCCTGCGAATAGGAGGTCTGTCCTCGCCTTTTCTCCGGTTTTAGGTAAGGCTTCTTTGGTTTGATCCGATTGGTTAGGAGTACCTGATTCATCAGGTTGATTTGGTTCATTGGGATCACTAGGCTCTCCTGGTTGATTCGATTCATCTGGAGTTGTGGAATCGTCGGGCTGTGGTTGGGTGAGATCGTCTGAATGATCTCCGTCTCCGGGTTGCTTAGGATCGTCTGGGTTGCCAGGATCCACCGGCTGCTTTGGATCTTTGGGCTTATCTGGTTTATCTGGTTTATCTGGTTTATCTGGTTTATCTGGTTTATCCGGTTTATCTGGATCAGGATCCGTGGTGCTCTCTTTTTGGTTGGGGATGACGAGCTCTTTCGTGGTACGATCCATGATCACCGCCATATTTTTTGCAGTAGGTGTAATCACATACCCATTGGGAGCCTTTGTTTCCTTCAAGGTATATTGATCATAGGGAAGGTTCTCAAATACGATTTTCCCCGTAGCATCTGTTGTCTTCGTACTGAGCAATTGCCCCTTACTATCAAATAATTTAAACTCCGCTCCTGGTAATACTCTTTGTTCATTGGCTGAATCCACTTTGATAATGATGAGATCGCCCTGACCACGCTCATTCCTCTTCTCAACTCGTACCACTTCCGTTTGGTTCGCTTGAATCGTGAAATCCACTGGGGTTGGATCCAATAAATAATGCTCAGGCGCCTTCGTCTCAACGAATCGATACTCACCAGCTTCTAATTGCTCAATAACGATTTGACCATTGTTATCGGTGCTGTGTGTACTCACCTTTACATAATCCGAGCCTTCTTTTTTCTGCAATTCAAATTCTGCATCGGGTAGCACAGTTTCACCGTCACTGTCCACCTTCGTTAATTCAACAGCTCGCTGCAGCGGTTGGTTTGGTACCGTGAATACTTGGTTGGGTTCCTTTAGTTTGATCGGTTTACCCTCCAGATACTCATCTGCAATGGCATAGCCCGAGGGCGCTGCCAGCTCTTTTAAGATATAGCTCTTCAATCTATAGACACTAGATTCCGCTTCACCATTCTCGTCGGTGATCAAGGTTTCCAGTAGTGTAGAGCCAGACTTATCATAGAGTCCAAATTTTGCACCTGCCAATGGTTCATTGGTTACTTCATCCACCTTGATAATCTTGAACTTGCCTCTACCTGGTGGCTCCGCTCCGCCTCCAGCATCAGAGAAGTAGACAATGAATTCTTTACGGACTCGCTCATCAATCTCTCCTGAAGACTGGCCAACCAGATGAGCATCATTATTAATTTTCTCACCATTCTCAGCATTAATGAAGGACTGATATTCAAGGAGATATGCTTCATTAATAGCATCCGTAAAAATCAATGTGAACTGATTGTTATTTACCACTAAGGTGTACTCCGTTGGATCAACCAAGTCACCTTTTACCAATGCCCCATCACTGTTAACACTGGTTTCATACAGCTTGATGGAATCCTGAATCAGGATTTGATTCTCGGAGAGGGTATCGGTAAATGTGGCACCTGCCTCTAGATAGGATTGACCACGATTGATATGGACGGTCCAGAAGGCAAAATCGGAATCAATTCCTTCGCCTTGATAGCCTGTTTTATCGAGGAAGTCACCACCATGATGTGGTCTCACCGTAGCTGAGAGGTTAAGGATGGGTTTGTGCTGGCCATCCTGCAATGTGGCTTGATTATGGTAAGACTCTCGTACAGGATGACCCACTAGACTGGTTTTGTACGTAATGCGGTAAGCAGAGCTAATCCTTCCTAGCTTAATTTCAAAGCCATCATTACCATGGGAGTCTTGCAACAGCGTAAATTCATATTGATCGTCAGGTACTAGGTTCCCTAGACTGACTCCATCGGGTCCACCAGTGAGGTTGAGATGATGAACCGTTAAAGAACCATCAACGAAGGTCTGCTCGCCACTATAGAAATCGCGGAAAATGGCATCATTCAGTCTATGGAGATTATAATTCATATCGATAGTCCAAGTAATCTCTTTCGTTCTTGCATCATATGTCCCTGTCTTGTTCCCATTGTTGATGGTATAGCGATCTACAACGGCCTCAGCCCATTTGTTAATGGCAGGTTGTGGACGACCATCCACTTCCCACTTTAACTGTGCATGATTCTTGTATTTGCCATTTTGAATTGGTTCGCGCGGGTTAAATTTGGTTACATAGGTGATCTCAAGTCTGGAGGTGACATCTCTCAAAAATGTGATT
Above is a genomic segment from Rubeoparvulum massiliense containing:
- a CDS encoding class D sortase; the encoded protein is MRLVWGICSILIGLVFILYPQIEKVALDAEQKALIEAFEGLGTINDAMESTLPQLPQLNDQQQLNYPPQQQEFSHADELALLDGVKGVIRIPKIDAALPIFDGAGEASLRKGVGIIESEKEFGVHNVGLAGHRAIAYGKQFNRLDELMPDDEIEVQTRTHIYQFTVVQSFVVDRTEVGVLADQEEPLITLVTCTPIGVENPTDRLIIQARLSQKTALTP
- a CDS encoding collagen binding domain-containing protein, whose amino-acid sequence is MKKQLGIIFIAILLVVQSFIGLTPVVYADEGISDVIEEDAGTIIAEDGEEPVEDPVDDPADEAPGEDGDHDTGEDPGNDSGEDPNNGVEDPINEPEEESPTEMEEPAITVPEGQVITENLLTDVVMKDQDGNNIEDVRPEQGSKVEINYLWSLPADHPYGAGATFTFELPDKIKVDRRITGELEGGVGTFEVTPEGTVTFTFSEEIDEGTPLNGYFYVWREFDEGKFEGGLKQPIHFPLRDGDKVILVHFKNKGKEMDKSGEVIKKNDRNEINWVVDFNKGESSITEAIFQDKIPEGLAIVLDSIEVYPLRVNLDGSVQEGELFSTYTVNETADGFQLHFRDIENAYRVKYKTNITSTTVTKFTNEAVLTGVNYPSTTASATVTVKYSTSLGKKSTAYNTATQTVSWAIQYNYSEQTIEVANAWIDDRFDTSKLELLRNSFNVYQMTIGEDGKATRGQKVNNYTVTATDYGFRLKFTQAINAAYEIRFDTKVKGRVNEDGPPVINRVEIHDGTSAEAKRHLRQTVFHKQFESIDYANKTITWKLILNQDEGTMESVVITDHYVGQNLVLLEESINIPGLIKGTDYEVQPNPSYNIGFKITFLRDVTSRLEITYVTKFNPREPIQNGKYKNHAQLKWEVDGRPQPAINKWAEAVVDRYTINNGNKTGTYDARTKEITWTIDMNYNLHRLNDAIFRDFYSGEQTFVDGSLTVHHLNLTGGPDGVSLGNLVPDDQYEFTLLQDSHGNDGFEIKLGRISSAYRITYKTSLVGHPVRESYHNQATLQDGQHKPILNLSATVRPHHGGDFLDKTGYQGEGIDSDFAFWTVHINRGQSYLEAGATFTDTLSENQILIQDSIKLYETSVNSDGALVKGDLVDPTEYTLVVNNNQFTLIFTDAINEAYLLEYQSFINAENGEKINNDAHLVGQSSGEIDERVRKEFIVYFSDAGGGAEPPGRGKFKIIKVDEVTNEPLAGAKFGLYDKSGSTLLETLITDENGEAESSVYRLKSYILKELAAPSGYAIADEYLEGKPIKLKEPNQVFTVPNQPLQRAVELTKVDSDGETVLPDAEFELQKKEGSDYVKVSTHSTDNNGQIVIEQLEAGEYRFVETKAPEHYLLDPTPVDFTIQANQTEVVRVEKRNERGQGDLIIIKVDSANEQRVLPGAEFKLFDSKGQLLSTKTTDATGKIVFENLPYDQYTLKETKAPNGYVITPTAKNMAVIMDRTTKELVIPNQKESTTDPDPDKPDKPDKPDKPDKPDKPDKPKDPKQPVDPGNPDDPKQPGDGDHSDDLTQPQPDDSTTPDESNQPGEPSDPNEPNQPDESGTPNQSDQTKEALPKTGEKARTDLLFAGTFFLMVGFWAMLNRRRTEE